The DNA sequence ATAGTAATAGATGACAAACCCGCGATTTAAGTCCGGGTTTTGTCGTCTAATGTGCCACCAAAATCGTGATGCTTTGATTAAAGAAGTGAGTATTTCACTGCTGATGGCAGCTATAAAACCGGTTGTTGCCTTGTCAGCTCCCGGCCTCGCTGCTTTCGGTATTGATACGAGCAGGACCCTGTCGTCCCAGAATTCCCTGGATAATCCATCCCTGTTGGTCGTTGATTCGACAAAGCGCGTATTCCCTATTTATTTTTGTGGTGAAGAGGTTCCCGTCGATGAACCGCGCGTGTCGCGCCGGTGGTTGCAAACCCTCCGCACCTACGGTGCTCAGCAGGAATGCCTCTTCGATCTGCGACGTCGGGCGTCTACCTTCTTCCCGATTATTGACCCGATCCTGCGGAAGTACAAGATTCCCCGTGATTTTCGGTTTATGCCACTGGCAGAGAGTGCGCTTATCAACGACTGCGTATCGCCCCGGGGCGCGTCGGGCTACTGGCAGCTGATGCCCGGTACGGCCCGCGAACTGGGTCTTACGGTCAACGGCGATGTGGATGAACGCTATAACCTCCAGAAAGCTACCGTAGCCGTTTGTCGGTATCTCCACCAACTCTACCGGCAGCTGGGTTCCTGGACCCTCGTGGCAGCGGCTTACAACGGCGGAATCACCCACGTTCAGAACCGGATGCAGCAACAGGGACAAACCAACTACTACCGGCTGCGGCTGCACCGCGAAACGAGCCACTACCTGTTCCGGATTCTGGCGTACAAAGAGCTGCTCAGCAACTCCCGGCAGTATGCCGTTCTGCTGCGGGGTTCTACCATCGAGCAGTTGACGAAACCGCTGCCGACCTGGAACAAACCCCTGGCGCTGTCGAAGAAAATCAAGGACTCCCCCACCGTTGAGTTAGTCGACGATGACTACACCGATCCAACCTGGGGTCCCCGTCCCAACACGACCTTAACCAAAACCCCGTCGGATACCCAGCAGCTCATTGCCCAGGCAACGTCGGCAGCGGCTCCGCCGGATGCCCCGGCGGCCGACCTGGAGAAGCAACGCACGGGCCTTCCCATCCGGAAGCTTATGATGGGCCTCATGGTCCTCCGGTTCCGGCGGCCCCGTTTCCTCCCAAAGAAAGAAAAAGGCGGCACCCGCCCGCTTCACTTCTGGGACTGGTTATAATCCTTTTTTAGCCGTCGAAACAAAAAACAGGCTACCCTTTTTGGGTGGCCTGTTTTTTGTTTTACTACGTCCGGTAAATACCCCGACATAAAGGGGTGCCCAGGAATCCCGGAAATAACAACGCTAGAGCCTCCTTACACCGACACTCACCGTTCATGACCATCACTCATTTGTTTTTACTGACGGCTGGCATGATTGTAGCTAGCACGTCCCATGCGCCACCAGCCTGGCTGCATCCTTCGGTAGTCGAAGCACCTTACCCTTCACTCACAGATACTTATCCGCTGGGTTTACCACCGGTCCATTTCTGCGGGGAATCCGTTCCGGTACACGAAGGCGTTATTGCCCGCCGGCTAATGTCGGCGCTGGTAAGCCGGTCGGTACACAGCCAGACGCTCTACCGTATCCGTCGGCGGGCCGCTGCTTTTTTCCCCATTATTGAACCCATTCTGGCCTACCACCAGATACCCGCCGACTTCAAGTACCTGCCACTCGTTGAAAGTGCCCTGCTGGGTTTTGCCGTATCGCCCCGTGGAGCTACCGGCTATTGGCAGTTCATGCCGGCCACCGCGCGCGAGCTGGGGTTAGTGATCCGACCAGGGTACGACGAGCGGCAGGATCTGGTAAAGTCCACGCACGCAGCCTGCCGATACCTTACCTACCTCCACAACCGGCTGGGGTCCTGGACACTGGCCGCTGCGGCCTATAACAACGGCATCGGAGCCCTGCTGGCCAATATCCGACGGCAGGGGCAACGGGACTATTATTACCTGCGACTCAATGCCGAAACGGGAAAATACCTGTACCGGATTCTGGCCTTTAAGGAGTTGTTCTCCAACTACCGGAGCTATCCGTCGCTTATTTCCGACGAACTGATGGCGATCATCAGCGAACCGATGTCCGAAGCACCGAATCAGAATACCAACGATACGGAAGCTATTCTGCCGGAAACGATCGTTGACGAGGCTGTTCAGTCAGCCATAAAAACGCCTGCGCCGGAATCGCGCAATCTGGCTAAAGGACAATCCGAGAATATTCCGCTACCCAATGCGGCCGATGTATTTCTGGGGGGCATAAAAGCCCGGCTGGTCGAGTCGGCCGATGTGATGCTGGGGCAGGTCTGGGTATTTCACCTGACCCGAAAAGGGATGGCCAATGACAAAGAGGTCGACGAAGGCGACATTCTGTATGCCGTTGTCGAAGACATCGACCGGAAGCACAATAAACTCTATCTGCGGGCCGACAAACTGTATTCACCCGCCGACAAGCAGACCTACAACCTGGCATTGGTGGCAATCGATGCATCGACCGGACGGATTGGCGTTAACCTCGCCGACATTGATCAGGTGAAGGCCGGATGGATACTAACCTGGAAGGGATTATAGGATTCCGGTCGCGCTGGCTCATATCTGAACCGTCTACTAAATAGGGCTGAACTAAACCCCCGGCGCATCTCGTTGTCTATGGGTTGTACCATCACCTGCTTATTTTGACGTTATCCACCCGTTGCCTGGCTGCCCTGATTGTGAGTTTGTTACTAACTACGCAGGGCGCATTCGCCCAGAAAAAAACGACCGTTCCCAAAGCGGGGTCGGCACGACCGTCTTCGGCGAAGGCGCGGCCCACGATGAGTCCGGCGCGGCTGCACTTTTCCGGCGAGGTTGTACCTACCGAACAGGGGGACGTATCGACCAAGCTGGCCATTGCGCTGGCGGGCAGTTCGGGCTACAGTCGGCACGTCAATGCGCTGAAAGCCCGCTCGGCGCCCTTTTTCGCCGTTATCGAGCCTATTCTGCACAAACACGGTATTCCCGACGATTTCAAGTACTTGCCCCTAATCGAGAGTGCCTGGCAGTCAAATGCGGTATCAACGGCCGGTGCGGTGGGCTACTGGCAGTTTATGGACGAAACCGCCCGCGACATGGGCTTGTCCATTAGTCCGGCCAATGACGAACGTACTGACCTCCGTAAATCGACCGAAGCGGCCAGCCGATACCTCAAGTTTCTCTACCGCAAACTGGGTTCCTGGACCCTGGTGGCTGCGGCCTACAATGGAGGAGTTGGCATGGTGGAACGCAAGATCGTGCGCTCGGGCCATCGCGACTACTACGCCATGAGCATGAACCCCGAGACGGGTTATTATCTGTACCGGATTCTGGCGATGAAAGAACTCTTCACTAACCCTGCCTATGGAGCGGGTCCTATGGGCGTCATGCTGGCGTCGGCGGGTAACCTGTATGATGCCGAGCGGGAACAGGCCCGGCGTATGGGCTGGCTCCGCGATGATGAGCCCGAACCGGAAGGCGTTCCTGTCGAATCGCTCCCCGATCCGGCCGGTGTGCGCAACGAGGCCAGTTTGATGGATAGTGTGCTGGTCGAGATTCTGAAAAGTAAACCCGCCACCCCGCCCCTATTTGTTGGCGACGTAGCGGCTAAACTCGTTCGGGCGGGCCTGCCAAAAATGGGCCAGAGTTGGGCCTTTACGCTGACCGAGGACGTCCAGATCGGGGAAGAACAACTCAGCGCCGGCGACGCGCTCTATGCCGTCGTCGACGATGTCGACAGCCGGGGAAATCTGTTCCTGCGGGCCACCAAGGCCATCACAACCAGGGCGAAGAAGACCGTTCCCCTTTCACTGCTGGCCATCAACCCGACCACGGGCCTGGCCGGCGTGCCCCGCCACAAAGCCATCAAACCCGGCTGGATCGTACAGTGGAAACTGTAATCAACGCATAAGCCCTTTTTTATACGCATCGAGGGCTCGTTGCCGCGCCATACTGTGCTCAACCATGGGTTGTGGATAGTTGAGGCTGTTGAACTCCGGTACCCACCGCCGGATGTATTCTCCCTTCGGATCGAACTTCTGCGTTTGCAGCGTTGGGTTGAACACCCGGAAATAGGGAGCGGCATCGGTTCCCGACCCGGCCGCCCACTGCCAGCCGCCATTGTTGGCCGACAAATCATAGTCGCGGAGCTTCTTTCCGAAATACGCTTCCCCCCACCGCCAGTCGATGAGCAGGTGCTTGCACAGGAAGCTGGCCGTAATCATCCGAACCCGGTTGTGCATCCAGCCGATGGTGTTGAGCTGACGCATGCCCGCATCCACAATGGGGTAACCGGTTTCACCCCGGCACCATTTGTCGAACTCTTCTTCGTTGTTGCGCCAGTCGATTCGGTCATACTCGGGCCGGAACGATCCCTTCTCAACGTGCGGGAAATGGTCGAGTACCTGAAAGTAGAAATCACGCCAGCACAGCTCGTTCAAATACGTTTTGTCGCGGGCGGCTTTGGCCTGCCTCGCCAGTTCACGGATACTGATCGTGCCGAAGCGTAAGTGTATGCTCAGTTCGCTGGTGCCGGGACGGGCCGGGAAGTCGCGGGTATCGTCATACGTATCGAGTAACGAATCGGGCACGGTACGGGGCGGAAAAGGGTAGCCCACCGGTTGAAAACCCATGTCGGCCAGCGTGGGCACGGGCGGTTCGTGGTCGAATACTTTTTTGGTTTTACAGAAATTCGTGAAGTACGTCTCGGTTGGGTACGACTTCAGGTAGAACGTGTTGAGCTTGTTATGCCAGTTACGGCTATAGGGCGTGAAAACGGTATAGGGCGAATTACTGCCCGTCAGCACTTCATCGCGCTCAAAAATCGTCTGGTCTTTACTCGTGTGGAAGCCAATACCCCCTTCGGCGAGCAGCTCCCCGATGGTTTTGTCCCGCTCTTTGGCGTACACTTCATAATCGTGGTTGGTAAATACATCCCCAACCGAATATTGGCCGGTCAGTTCACGCCATACCTCAACGGGTTTTCCGTAGCGGACAATAAGTGTCGATCCCAGCTTGGTAAGTTCGTCGCGCAGCCTGTTGATTTCCTGCACCAGAAACTCGACCCGCCGGTCGCGCTTGTCATCTAATGCATCGAGAATTTCGCGATCGAAAATAAAAACGGGTAAAACAGGACGGCCTTGTTTGAGGGCATGGTAAAGGGCTGCGTTGTCATGCAGCCGTAAGTCGCGCCGGAGCCAGACCAGCGAGATAGATTCAGCCATGAAGAGGTGGGTTGTGGTTTGTGGGCTAACCGCTGGTTGAGCGGAAAAGTTTTGGCGCAAAAAAGCCCCCTGCCGATGGATGAATGATGCATCGACAGGGGGCTTAACCGTGTAAGGTGACTACTCCGGCTGGAATCGAAGACGAACCGTGTGCAGTTCGGTGGCGTCGCTACTGTAGCCCGCCAGCTTCTTGCCGGTAAGCTGTTTGGTCAGGCTCGCGTTGATCTGTTCGTTCTGACTGAAGACTGCCAGTTGGCACAGTTCACTGTCGGCGTTTACCCGAAACTGAATAACAACGACACCCGCCCGCTGGATAGGGGTCAATGCGTCGGGAAATGAAATATAGTTGGCCAGCTGCTTTTCGAGGGCAACTTTTGGCGCTTTGGCTTTGCGGGGGCTTGTCGGCGTAGCGTAGGCCTGCGTCGCCAGGAAGCCTACCAGCGTAAGGAGAAAAATAGATTTCTTCATGACTTCAATGCTAGTAAACGTGAATACTGTGGTCTGTTCAGATCGCCCGGGCTGTGCTGCGAGCTAATGTTATGTCAATATTACTCAAATATTACGTGAATGTTATGCAATTAGTGCGAAAAGCTGAAAACTTAATATTGGAGCCGGACGATTAATGGCTGAAAAATAGAAGTGGCAGGGTAATTTGGAGGCAAAAATAGCCATTCATAGCGATTAGAGGTCTTTTTTCGTTCGTTGTCCGATTTAGATAGAGGACGGCCAATGTTAAGCCAATGTTAACAAATAGTTTTTATGAACGCATTTGGGCTCATTTAGCGGCCTGATTTTAACCCATCCGGTAGTACGGAGCGGCACCCAACACCAACATGCTCTGTCGGTCGTGTGCGTACGTGATCCAGTGTGTAGGCTCCGTTGCGGCTGGCAGCCCGAAACGTGTAGATTAACCGGTATTCGTTTATCTTTAGGACCAGCCCCCAACCCTGCATGAGATTCGTAACTACGTTATTCCTGATCATAACCAGTCTGCCCGTTATGCTCTTTGCGCAGGTTGACCCTACGCAGGTTACCATTGCCCGCGATACCTACGGCGTTCCCCACCTGTTCGCCAAAACCGACGCCGAAGTGGCGTATGGGCTGGCCTGGGCGCATGCCGAAGATGATTTCAAAACCATCCAGCTGTTGATTTTGCCCACGAAAGGCTTGCTGGGCCGGCACCTGGGCAAGCGGGGTGCCGCTGCCGACTACGTTGTCGAGCTCCTGCACGCACCCGAACTGGTTGCCGAGCAGGCAGCTACGGCGCTCTCCCCCGAGTACAGGGCGGTACTTGACGGGTATCTGCAAGGTCTGAACGACTACGCCCGGACTCACCCCCGCGACATCCTCGTGCCGGGTGCATTTCCCGTATCGGTGAACGACTACCTAAAGGCGGTTGTCCTTTCATTATCCGTTATTTCGGGGGTCGACCAGGCGTTGCAGGCCGTTCTGGGCGGTACCGTAGCACCCATCGACTTCCTGACGGCAACCGGCTCCAATGCCATTGCTGTTCACCATTCGAAAACCACTGAAGGCAAGACCTTGCTTGCGATCAACTCCCACCAACCCCTCGAAGGGCCCGTTGCGTGGTACGAAGCGCACCTGTGCAGCGAACAGGGCTGGAATATACTGGGAGGTCTGTTTCCCGGCGGCACCACCATTTTCCACGGCGTCAACGAACACCTCGGTTGGGCCCACACGGTCAACTACCAGGACAAGATCGATATCTACCAGCTCCAAACTGATAAGGCTCACCCGAAGCAGTATCGCTTCGACGGCCAGTGGCTGCCGCTGGCCGAAAAGACGGTGAAGTTGCGGGTGAAAGGTATTCCGTTTGCCATTGGCCGCAAAGCCTACTGGAGTAAATACGGTGCTACGGTTGTAACGAAGAAGGGTACGTTTGCTATCCGAACCGGGGCTAACCAGGACCTGCGCGGGATTGAACAATGGTACCGCATGAACAAAGCCCGGTCTTTTGCCGAGTTTAACCAGGCGATGCAGATGACGGCCATCCCCGGCTTCAACGTCGTCTATGCCGATCCCGACACGATCTACTACGTTACCAATGGCAAGATTCCCTACCGGGACCCGGCCTACAACTGGAGCGGTACGCTGCCAGGTAATACGTCGAAAACGCTATGGACGCAGTTCCGGCCACTCAGCGACTTCCCGCAGTACGTGAACCCACCCAGCGGTTACCTCGTCAACATGAACCATACGCCCTTCAATGCTACCGGCCCGGCCGATAATCTGAAGCCCGACCAGTTCGACAAAACGATGGGGTACGAACGGTATAACAACAATCGCAGCATCCGTTTCGGCGAACTTATCCGCCAGTATGATAAACTGAGTTACGCCGATTTCAAACGTATCAAGTATGACCGGCAGTTACCGGCCCGGCTGTCCTACGTGTCCGGTCCAGACGCCAACAACCTGTTCTCACTCAAACCGGACGACTATCCTGACATTCGGGAACTGGTCCGGACCGTAGTAAGCTGGGACCGGCAGGCCCAGGCCAATAGCCGGGGGGCTGCCGTCTTCCTGCTGTTTTATACCTACTGGAAAGACAAAGCGGGTACTATGACTAACCCGCCCCAAGTCCTGACTACCGCCGACTGCGCCGAAGGCCTCCGCTACGTCGCCCGCTACATGCGCAAGCAGTTTGGCCGTACCGATATTGTACTGGGCGACTACCAGAAACACGTCAGGGGTACGAAGGAAATACCGATCTGGGGCATTCCCGACGTAATTGCATCGATCTACGCAACACCCTATACGAAGGGCCGCGTCCGGAGCAACCAGGGCGAATCGTACATATCACTGGTAAAATTTCCCCGGACCGGCCTGCCCGAAATTGAAACCATCAACTGCTTTGGTGCCTCCAACCATCCCGATAGTCCGCACTATACCGATCAGATGGACTTGTTCGTGAACCAGAAGACAAAGCCCATGACACTGGATAAGGCAGCCGTACTGCGCGACGCCAGACGGGTGTACCATCCGGGTGAGTGACGAGGCTAGACGAGGGTGACGGTGCTCCGGCGGTATTTCTTGCGGTATTCGAGCGGGGTTAGCCCGGTAATCTGTTTGAATACTTTGCGGAAGGTTTTCACGTCGTTGTAGCCCGCGTTGTACATGAGCGACGTGACATCGTCGGTGTTTTTTTCCAGCGCCTTCTTCGCCGACTCAATCTTCACCCGTTGCAGATACTCCAGTGGCGTGTTCTGCGTCGCATTCTTAAATCGGCGGATAAAGTTCCGCTTGCTCATGTTGGTCTGCTCCGCAATTTGTTCCATCGAGATGGGCAGGTGGTAATTTGTTTCGATAAATGTCTGCGCTTTAAGGATGGCCTCATCGTCGTGTTGCCGCTGCCCCTGGAACACCACAAAGTGCGACTGGCTTACCCGATCCAGGTCGATGTTGAACATGCGGCTCACGCCAATGCTTACCTCCCGGCCGCAAAACTTCTCGATCAGGTAAAGAATCAGGTTCCAGGACAGCAGCGCACCCCCGCTCGTATAAATACCTTCCCGGTCGGTCAGCACCGCGTCGTTGAGAACGTCGACGTTTGTGTACCGGCGCTGCATATCGGCGATAGCCATCCAATGTGAGGTACAGGACTTGCCCGACAGGATTCCTGATTCGGCCAGGAAGTAGCTACCCAGTCATAAGCTCGCGACTTCGATACCTTCTTTATATTGTCGGCTGAGCCAGTTGACGATGCCTTTGTTTTTAGCCAGCGCCTGGTCAGGACTTCCGTAGAAAGCAGGAATCAGGATCAGATCGGTATGGGTGATCTCCTCCAGCGTTTTGTAACAGACAAAATGAGCGGGTACGTGTAGTTGAATTGTCTCTGCCTTTTCGCCAACGAGTTCGACCCGAAAAGCCGCTGGTTTTCCCTGCTGTTGCAGGTAGCCGTTAGTGGCAATCAATAGATCGAGTGCTCCGGAAATCGATGATAAAACGGCTTCTTCGTAAATGATCAGCGAAATGGTTTTCATGAGGTTTTAACGGGAGTAGGACGACAAAAAAGCGGGTGTACGTTGGCGCAACACCCCCCTAATATAGTCATTTCCGGCCACTATACGTCTAGGGTCAGGGCGCTAATTTTAGGTAACAAACCAACAATTTATCCGCGATTATGAACGCCCGGCATCCGGCCACACAGGCCCCAGCAAACCAGTCATCGACCCGCTTCAACCGCCTGCGCGTGTTGTACTGGACAGTAACTCTGTTCCTCTCCCTTATGCTCCTGATGGGTGGTATCACCGAGTTTATACAGCATGAATCAGGCAAAGAGATTATGCGCCACCTGGGGTATCCGGTCCACGTACTAACGCTGCTCGGCCTGGGCAAGATTCTGGCGGCCGTTACGCTCATCCAGACTCGTATTCACGTCGTGAAGGAGTGGGCCTACGCCGGTATTACGTTTAACCTGGTTGGTGCCTTTGCCGCCCGGGCCAACGCTGGTGACAGTGCCGCCCTGATTCTTTCGCCCCTAATTTTTCTAGTCGTGGTGTTTGTTTCCTACGCGCTCTGGAAACGCATCGAACCAGTGCCGGGCACAGTCGGCAGCGCGGCCTGAACAGAAAAGCCCCATCCAGCTGGGCTGAACGGGGCTTCATATCGTATGTAGTCGGAAGAAAGCCGATATCCTATACCGATTCAAGTTCACGCGGGTTCCGGCGAGTGCGGGAACGGTCGGTATGAATCCGGAGCAGAATCCGCTCTTTGATGCGCATCCAGCGCTCGTAAAGCTTCGATTCTTTCAGAAAATTCCACTTATCCTCTTTCTTTTCCTTCTTGTGTTCTTCCGGATCGTAGAGCATACCGGTACACAGGCAATGCTTCCGGCCGGTACGGGTCAGAATATCGAAATTGGCGCAGGTCTGGCACCCTTTCCAGAACGCTTCGTCGCCGGGCAGTTCGCTGAGCGTAACCGGCTGATAGCCCAGATCGGAGTTGATCTTCATCACGGCCAGACTCGTCGTGATACCAATGATCTTGGCATTCGGAAATTTCGTCCGCGACAGCTCAAAAGCTTTGGCCTTGATACGGGTGGCAATACCACTCTTGCGGTACTCGGGACGAACGATCAGACCGGAGTTGGCAACAAACTTGCCATGTTCCCAAGTCTCGACGTAGCAAAAACCAACCCATTCACCGGAAAGCGTTGTAGCCACGATGGCCTTGCCTTCCAGCATTTTTTCCATAACGTAAATGGGCGAACGCTTGGCAATGCCGGTACCCCGGGCTTTCGCGCTTTCTTCCATTTCCTGACAGATGGTTTCTGCCAGTTTGAGATGATTTTCGTTAGCGACCTGAACAATGAACTGATCGTTGACTATTTCGGGCGTGATCATTGGCGTTACTTGGGGCGGCTTCGCAGCCACAAAACGGGTCGGGTCGCCGGAGCGGACTTTTATCCGTGCTATTGTTAGAGATGAAGAAAAGGGAACTGACGGAATGATGTTGCCACGTAGGCAACCAATTTTATATAGTCCTTACGGACCTAAACCGAAATGGCGTAGTATGGAAGAAGGTCGGTATGTAAACGAGCTTGGCCATGGTTTGTTGCGCAGAAAACGCGGACAATGTTAGAGAGATTATCCGGGTTGTGCAATAGAGTAAACGCTTTTTTTACGCGATAGTTCGCAAACAGACTAAACATAATCATTCGTCAGTTCGTACAGCTGTTGGCACTGAACACAACGTATGCTTCCGGCTTCCCCTTCCTTTCTTTCCGCATTGACACTTAGTCGAAGCCGCCCCCTGCGCTACGGGGTATTTTTCTACCTCTATCTCATGCAGGGGGTGCCGGCAGGATTTTATCTAACGGCGCTCAGCAACTACTTCACAGCCAAGGGTGTGCAACCTAACAGAGTCGGCGCGTTCATTGCCATTATCGGGCTGCCCTGGGCGTTTCAGTTCATCTGGGGACCGGTCATTGACCGCTTTCAGCACTCAGCCATGGGACGCCGAAAGCCCTGGGTCGTAGGGTCGCAGTTGATGACCGTACTGGCCTCCGGCAGCCTGTTGCTCGTGCAGAATCCGGTTGCCGAGATCAACACCCTGGCCTGGCTTTTCTGCCTGCGCAGTGTCTTTGCCGCCATTCAGGATGCGGGGGTCGATGCGATGGCTATTACCATCATTCCTGAAGACGAACGCGGACGGGTAAACGCCTGTATGCGGGCGGGCTATCTGATTGGTACCGGGCTGGGCGCGGCTGTTTTTGCGACGGTACTGCGCGACTACGGATTTCATACCGCAGCCCTTATCCAGATTGGTTTCCTGCTAACGGGTGTCGTACTGATGTTCGTTATTCGTGAGCAGCCCCATGACCGCCTTCTGCCGTCGTTTGGCAACAGGAGAATGGATCACCCCGTGCAGGCCGTACCAGACCGGGTCATGCCTTCGCAGCCCGATCCTGACTTTCGCTGGCTCTTCACTGAACTCTTCCGGGGGTTATTTGCCCGGCGTAGTCTATTGCTGTTCGGGCCTATTCTGCTCGCCTATACCAGCAATTCGTTATTTGCGCGGGCGTATAACCACCACCTCATTTACGAGCTTGGGTGGTCGGATACTGATTTGTCGGTGCTGACGGGTACCTACGGCATGATCGTCGCGACGGGGATTGCTCTGACGGGTGGATACCTTGCCGACCGGATCGGGTCACGACGGATGCTGGTGATTATGCTGAGCGTGGTAGCCGTTTATTTGATCGGGTTCAACCTGCTGGCGTCAACCTGGATTCAGCATGAAGTAGCCCAAACGGGTTTGGTGGCGCTCTATTTTATGGACCCGGCCGTGAGCGCGGCTGCCATGCCCGTGCTGATGGGTATCTGCCGCAAGGGGGTCGAAGGGTCGCAGTTCACTACGTATATGGCTTTCGTGAACCTGTGCGACATTGCGGGGACTTTCTTTGCCGGCAACGCCCTGTTGTACCTGACAGCGCCGACCATTGGGCTGGCCGCCGGGCTTCTGGCGGTGCTGGCTACGTTCGTGGCGCTGTTTACCATCCGGCATTACCGAGCCACCGGTCGCTAATCAACCGCTGGCGGTTCAACACGTTACGGCACCGAATTCGGGCGCGTTTTGTAGCTTGCAGTCTGCATTTATCCCCGCCGTCATGCATACCCTGCGCCGAACTATGTACCGCGTCCTCGAAACCTCATCGGGTAAACGAAGGGGCGTGAGCCTGGTGTTCAACGTCATCCTCATCACCATTATCACCCTCAATGCCATTGCCATCGTGCTCCATACCGTACCGGAGTATGACCGGCAGTACAAACGGCTTTTTTCCGAATTCGAGTTCTTCTCCGTGATCTTTTTCACCATCGAATACCTGCTGCGGATCTGGGTCTGCGTCGAAAACGAGAAATACCGTCACTGGTTCTGGGGGCGGGTTCGCTACCTGGTTTCAGCCTCGTCCATCATCGACTTTCTGGCCATTTTCCCGTTCTATTTCACGCTCTTCGCCACCGACCTGGCCATTGTCCGGATATTGCGGTTATTCCGCATCTTCCGGCTGTTCCGCATCTCCCGCTACTCTCACGCGTTCCGGCTGATTCAGCGGGTTGTGACCGA is a window from the Spirosoma rigui genome containing:
- a CDS encoding MFS transporter gives rise to the protein MTLSRSRPLRYGVFFYLYLMQGVPAGFYLTALSNYFTAKGVQPNRVGAFIAIIGLPWAFQFIWGPVIDRFQHSAMGRRKPWVVGSQLMTVLASGSLLLVQNPVAEINTLAWLFCLRSVFAAIQDAGVDAMAITIIPEDERGRVNACMRAGYLIGTGLGAAVFATVLRDYGFHTAALIQIGFLLTGVVLMFVIREQPHDRLLPSFGNRRMDHPVQAVPDRVMPSQPDPDFRWLFTELFRGLFARRSLLLFGPILLAYTSNSLFARAYNHHLIYELGWSDTDLSVLTGTYGMIVATGIALTGGYLADRIGSRRMLVIMLSVVAVYLIGFNLLASTWIQHEVAQTGLVALYFMDPAVSAAAMPVLMGICRKGVEGSQFTTYMAFVNLCDIAGTFFAGNALLYLTAPTIGLAAGLLAVLATFVALFTIRHYRATGR
- a CDS encoding ion transporter, giving the protein MHTLRRTMYRVLETSSGKRRGVSLVFNVILITIITLNAIAIVLHTVPEYDRQYKRLFSEFEFFSVIFFTIEYLLRIWVCVENEKYRHWFWGRVRYLVSASSIIDFLAIFPFYFTLFATDLAIVRILRLFRIFRLFRISRYSHAFRLIQRVVTDKKEELILSMTFVFFMLIIVSSVMYYVEHPAQPEKFSSIPATMWWGISAMTTVGYGDMHPITPLGKFLGGLAAIIGIGLFALPTGILVSGFTEQVRSHKTPVKQICPHCGKEIVSSP
- a CDS encoding GNAT family N-acetyltransferase; amino-acid sequence: MITPEIVNDQFIVQVANENHLKLAETICQEMEESAKARGTGIAKRSPIYVMEKMLEGKAIVATTLSGEWVGFCYVETWEHGKFVANSGLIVRPEYRKSGIATRIKAKAFELSRTKFPNAKIIGITTSLAVMKINSDLGYQPVTLSELPGDEAFWKGCQTCANFDILTRTGRKHCLCTGMLYDPEEHKKEKKEDKWNFLKESKLYERWMRIKERILLRIHTDRSRTRRNPRELESV